The genomic DNA CCGGGCATGATTGATACCCCGGCAAAGATGGCTTTTTACGACAATCTTGAGCAGCTGGACGATTTAGTGGCGAAAGATCCCCAGGGACAATATAAGTATCACAACGATTCGGATTCGCGGGCCCAAATGGCTATCGCGTTGGACAAAGCGATCCGCGATGTGAAGAAAGCCGACTGGAGAGGCAACCGCCAAAAAGAGCGCGAAGTTGAGATTGCAATAAAGAATGTACTTGGAAATTCAAATCAACTCGCTAAGGAGATATTCGAAATTGCCAAAAACCAGCGCGATTATTGAAGAATACAAACTCGAAGTTATGGGAATTCCCGTTGAGGTTGTGAGAAAGCATATAAAGAACCTTCACCTTGCCGTATATCCACCTGAGGGCAGGGTGCGCGTAGCTGCTCCGCTTCATATGAATAAAGATGCGGTACGGCTTGCGCTAATCACCCGCATAGGCTGGATTCGGAAGAAACAGGAGGCTTTCAAAAACCAGGAAAGGCAATCTCGCCGGGAGATGATTACTGGAGAGAGTCATTACTTTCGAGGTCGCAGATACAGGTTGAAAGTAGTAGAAATAAACAGGCCTCCGACAGTCAAGCTTTCGAACAACTCCTCAATAGAACTCAGGATTCGCCCTAGTAGCGATCGGGCAAAAAGAGAAGCCGTTCTTTACGAGTGGTACAGGAAGAGATTAAAGGAACAGATTCCCGCCATGATAACCGAATGGGAACCTAGAATCGGAGTCGTGGTTGCCGATTGGGGTGTTCGCAAGATGAAAACGCGATGGGGGAGTTGTAACATAAAAGCGAGGCGTATTTGGCTTAACCTTGAGCTTGCGAAGAAGTCTCTTTCCTGCCTCGAGTACGTAGTTGTACACGAGATGCTTCATCTTATTGAGCGCCATCATAACGACCGCTATAAATCTCTTATGAGCGACCTGCTTCCTAATTGGCAAACCACGCGCGATGAACTGAATCGCTCAGCGATTGGTCTTCCGTAGCAATTTATTGACGTAAATACCTTCTCTCGACAGCGCACTGTATGCGCTAACCGTTTAATGACCTTACATTGATATATTTGCTTACCAGCACAGTCTCGATTT from Mesotoga infera includes the following:
- a CDS encoding M48 family peptidase, which codes for MYLEIQINSLRRYSKLPKTSAIIEEYKLEVMGIPVEVVRKHIKNLHLAVYPPEGRVRVAAPLHMNKDAVRLALITRIGWIRKKQEAFKNQERQSRREMITGESHYFRGRRYRLKVVEINRPPTVKLSNNSSIELRIRPSSDRAKREAVLYEWYRKRLKEQIPAMITEWEPRIGVVVADWGVRKMKTRWGSCNIKARRIWLNLELAKKSLSCLEYVVVHEMLHLIERHHNDRYKSLMSDLLPNWQTTRDELNRSAIGLP